The Polypterus senegalus isolate Bchr_013 chromosome 1, ASM1683550v1, whole genome shotgun sequence genome includes a window with the following:
- the il12a gene encoding interleukin-12 subunit alpha — translation MTPTCTRLCVAACMLLATIFSSLPNSYAKPVSATNYTKCLDITRQILDNMNNVNGHNFWMKLNVGFNCTSDELKDITNGLTVSYCEPDVAGEIFGCQRKQKAPFSKEDCLKSITSDILIYKEEIKNNVEFIPNDFKLTDKLDELVKALGISTAAKIPQKEETDENSFSKRWNFCKVLQSFKLRIITVSRALNYIKATS, via the exons ATGACACCAACTTGCACTCGACTTT GTGTTGCTGCTTGCATGCTGCTGGCCACGATATTCTCTTCACTACCCAACAGCTATGCCAAACCAGTGTCAGCCACAAATTACACGAAGTGCTTGGATATCACCAGACAGATACTTGACAATATGAACAACGTGAACGGACACAACTTTTGG ATGAAACTTAATGTTGGTTTTAACTGCACCTCAGATGAGCTGAAAGACATCACAAACGGCTTAACGGTGTCCTACTGTGAACCAGACGTAGCAGGGGAG attttCGGAtgtcaaagaaaacagaaagccCCTTTCAGTAAG GAGGACTGCCTTAAGAGCATAACAAGTGACATACTGATTTacaaagaagaaataaagaacaatgtgGAATTCATTCCAAATGACTTTAAATTGACAGACAAACTGGATGAACTTGTAAAg GCTTTGGGAATCTCTACTGCGGCAAAAATTCCCCAAAAAGAGGAAACGGATGAAAACTCTTTCAGCAAAAGGTGGAACTTTTGTAAGGTCCTGCAGTCTTTCAAACTTCGGATCATAACTGTTAGTCGAGCACTGAACTACATCAAAGCTACGTCATAA